CGCGTACACCTTCCGAGACGCGCTCAACATCCACCTGGGCTTCACCGAGCCCCTGCTGCGCCCCGAAGCCGCGCGCCAATGGTTGGACTCGGTGGTGGCGCTCTTGAAATAAGCCCTGGTCTGAGTCGGATACGCGCGCCCGGCTGGCCCCTTCCCGCGAAGGGGCCGTGGCCGCTCCTGGGTGAGGCGCGGCCGTCTCGTGCGTTCGAGGGGCTCCATCCGGCGTCGTGCCCCCGTGCCCCTTGGGCCCGGTCGGGCTGTCCGGCGTCAGGGCTCGCCAGAGCGACTGGGCTGCGTCGAGGACATCCGTGTCGGTGACCTCCTCGCCCTCGGTCACACGGCGGGCCAGTTCCAGAACGAGACCCCACGCCAGGCACTCGTGCGTCCGAAGGCGGCCCTTCATCAGCGCGCCCTCGCGCTCGCCATGGACGAGCAGTTGCCGCACCACCGCCCGGATAGGGCCCGTCGGATTCTCAGGGTCGGTGCTCTCCGGATGCCAGTGCAGGAAGGCGAAGCTGAAGAGCGCGGGGTGCTGGATGGCCCACCACGCGACTTCACACCAGACGTCGAAGAACACCCCTCGGAATCCATGGGTCCGCGCGTAGTCAAGTGACACCTGGAACGCGACGTTCCCCACGTGCGCGAGTTCACCCTCGGCATACCTTCTTATCGCCGTCGCGAAGCCCTGTTTGCTGCCGTAGCGCCGGTACATCGAGCCGATCGACATCCGCACGGCTTGAGCGAGCTCTCCAGCCTGAACATTGTCGAAGCCCTTCCGTGCGAGCACCGTCGCGGCGTCCCGCATGTGGAAGCCCATCAACATGGCTGGACTGAACATCGGCCTTCCCCCCTCACCGTTCGCGGACGGACTTGCGTGGAAGGAACGTTCCTTCCACGCCTCCCTGTCTACAGGGTGGGGCTGACATGAGGTGCTCGGCCAAGTCGCGAACCCCTGTGGACGCGAGTGCCGGTGGCCATGCGTCCACGCGTTTGGCCAGGGGGCGTCGTTCCGCGGAACGCGCTGGAGCAGGCGCGCCGTGGCGGCTGGGGCCTGACCTCGTGCATCAATCGATGCGCGCTCAGCTCCCGGTTACGGTTGCCTGAGTGGCTGATGCGGCAGACGGATGCGCGCGACATCGTGCGAAAAGTCGGTACCCGTGTGGGGCGACCCGGCAGATGGAGCTGACTTCCGAGACGATTCAGATTCGGTTGTGTGCGTCACCGTCGGAGCCACGACGTGGCGGCTCGGGGGCCGTCGCTCGCCGGAGGACCTCTGACGCCACTTGGGTTCTGGCGGGCGCGTTGCGCACGTCGCAGACGGTGAGCAGGTGTGGCTACTTGGGCGCGTCTGGGATCCGGCACGCGGGAACCGTGGCCTGCGCGAGCGCCTCTTGGCTGCTGGAGCCCCGCTGCGTGGCCGAGGCGAGAGCAGGGCAATGGCGTCAAGGTGTTGGCTTGGTTTGCGCGCCTTCCTTGGAGGTGTCCGGGACGTTCTCCAGAAGTTCCTCGGGTCGGGTTGGGAGTACCACCTTGGCTTCGGGGACTTTGAGGACATCGGCTCCCGAGCCTCGTGCGTACAGCGCGCCGGGCTCATCCGGCACTTCGCTGCCCAACCAGAGTCTTGCCAGTTCCTTGCCATCCTCGCCCAGCAGCACGACGCCTGGGGAAGTCGCGCTCACTCCGTACCGAGCCCAGTTCTTCGGGGCTGTTTCCCCAAAGCCCGTTGCCTTCAACGTCTCCAGCGCACGCAGCAGTGACGCGAGCTTGAAGTGTTGCGCCTTGCCCTGCCGAGGCGATTCCATGTCCCAATGGCCAACGCCGTCGTTCGTGCCCGCGGCGCTCACAACTGTGATGGCGGGTGCGTCGCCCCCAGGGTGAACCACGACGCGGCGGACGTCCTTGCGCTGGAAGTCGAGCACGCGCCGGTCCTTCAATTCGCGGGCGCCCACGTCCAGCACGCTCAGGGCGTCTTCGGCGATTTCACCCAGCAGGGCCTGCGTTCCCTGCTCACGCAATGCGTAGGCGCGTGTGACGCCTGCCTCCGTCACCCGGGACATCCTCACGCGCACGGGCTCGTCCGCGTCGCTGGTGAATCGTGCATCCACCGACGGCGTTTCGAGGCCCAGCCGCTTACGAGCCTCCGGGGTGTCCTCGGGGAACGACAGGGCTCGCTGCTCGACCAGGGTCTTCACCAAGCCAGCGACGCGCGCCGTGTCCGCGCTGGCGGCCACCGGCTCCACCAGGCGCCAGCCCGTGCCGTCCGCCGCCCGGGCCAACTGGTACGACTGTAGACCCGCCTTCACCTCGATGCGCTTCAACGCGCGTTCATCCAGAGGGCCCAGGAGGGCCTTGGATCGCAGGGCGAAGGTGTCCCGGTCCAGCGCCCACCGGACCGTTCCCGCGGCGGCGTAGACCGTGGGCTCCTCATCACGGCGCACATAGACGGAGCCGTCGTAGGTGTTCTCGCGACCGCCATGGAGTGTCACCGTCCGCTGGCGCTCGGCGTCTTGCGCTCCTCCGCCCTGGGCATCGGGAACGTAGGCTCGGGCGGTAACCGTGAAGACGGGTGGTTTGAGGCCGAACGCCGCCAGGTCAGCTTCGGTAGGCGCCTCCTTTACGGTGGCGCTGAACGTCGAGGACGCGAGCGTGCTGATGATGGACTCAACCACGACGGCCTCCGCGCGAGCCGCCACCGGCGCGGTCACCCTCCAGGTGCCATCCTTCTCGCGAATCAGCTCCGTCGTGACGCCTTGGGCGCGGACCGACAGGTGCGTGAAGACCGGCTTCGCCCGGGCGCTTCCTTCTCCACCCTGGGCATTCGGTTCGCCCGTAGCGAAGAGCTGCTGAGACGTCGCGTTGTCCTTGCCCGGCTCACGGGATTTGCCTGCGCGCTCCTCGGTGCATGCGGAGAGCGCCAGGCACGCCGCGGCGGCCACCGCGAGTGTGCTCCGGAGCGGATGTCTTCTCGAAGGGCTCACTTGTTCCGCCTCGCCAGCCAGATGGCCAGGCCGATGCCCAGAAGGGACAGGGGCATCAGGTCGGTGGTGACGAACCGGATGCCGCTGAGCGTCGCCGCGTCGAGTTCCAGCGTGGACACCTCACGGTCCGGGGGGCGGATGGTGATTTTGGTGACCTGATTGGATGCCCAGCCCAGCGCGTTCATCACCAGATTCCGGTTCGGCTCATGGCCCCAGTTTGGATCGAGGAGGATTTCCGAGTCCCCCATCACCACGAGCCGGCCTTCGTCGAAGCGCTTGCCCGGAGCGTCCTTCGTGTCACGTGTCACGGCCGCCACGAGGATGAGCTGTCCCGTCTTCTCGCCCGCGGAGGGCAGGGCGTTCTCCTCGGGGGTGCTCTCCAGCCAGCCATGCTGCGAGGTGAGGACCACCGGCTCCACCTGGACGCCCGGCGCCAGTCCCTGGCGCAGCAGGGAGAGGCTGCGGGAGGTCGGGAACTCCACGTTGAGCGCCTGTTGGCGTAGCGGCTGGCCAATCTCGTGGTCGCTGTAGAAGAGCGACAACACGACGAAGGGATTGCCGCTGTTGAATTGCGCGTCGGCGACGATGCCTTCGTCCACCTGCACGCCGTGCTCCGCCAGCAGCGCGTCCAGGCCGTCCCGGAGTCCCGCGTCCGCGAAGTAGAGCAGGCGACCTCCGGAGGCGAGATAGCGCCGGAGGGAGTCCTTCTCCGGGGCCACGAAAGGGACGCGGGCGCCCGCGATGACCACCAGCGCGGCGTCCTTCGGCACATCCGCGACGCCCGCGAGGTGAAGGGGCTCGGCGGCGTAGCCTTCCTGTGTCAGTTGCCGTCGGAACTCGGACAGGCTGGCGCCCGGGTCGTTGGGCGGTGCCTGCTCCTTGTCGAGCGGCCACTCTCCGTGGCCCATGACGAAATAGACCTTCTGCGTGCCCACCGCGTTGAGCTTGATGAGCGCTTGCGTCAGCTCCTGCTCGGAAACGGTGTGCAGCGTGGTGTGTGAGGCGTGTTCACCCTCGCCACGCGCCAGGACCACCGCCGTCTGTCCCTCGCGGACCTGGTACTTCGCGGCCAGGTCCGGGCTCCGGCGTGGGTCCTTGAAGGTGAACTCGAAGCGCTCCGGTGCCTCCGCGCGGTAGAGCTGGAAGAGCGCTTCCAACTGGCCATATTGGGGATGCGCCGGGGTGATGAATCCAATGGCGCGCACCGGGTCGGGGATGGCGGTGAGCGTGGACACTGTCTGCGGCGAGAGCGTGTGGATGCGCGCCTGCGTCAAGTCCCAACGCCGGTTGAGCTTGAAGGCCAGGGCGTTCACCGCCACCAGGGCCGCGAGGACGCCGAGCGTGAGGAGCACCGTGGTGCCAAAGGCCCGCCCCGTCTTGCGCGTGGCGAACTGGTTGAGCTGCCGGAAATTTGTCGCGACGTAGACGCCCACCAGCACCAGGCCCACGCCCGCCTTCACCGCGGCGGCGAGGTGGCTGTCCGAGGTGACCAGCAGGGTGAAGGGGCTCGACAGCAGGAGCAGCAGTCCGAACGCGCCCAGGACCTTCCCAAGGTTGCCGGTCTTCATCTCAGGCCCACCGCTGCGCTTCCACCGTGCGGTGGGTGAGGAAGAGGGAGAACACGATGACGGAGGCGAAGAACACCAGCGACTGCAGCTCCATCACGCCCTTGATCATCCCCTGGAGCTGGAGGTCGCAGGCGACGTAGGCCAGTGCCGAGCGCAGGGGCTCGTCCGCGCGCCGGGCGAGCTGGCCCAGCAGCATCCACGCCAGCAGGGTGCAGAAGGTGAGGAAGGCCGCCAGCATCTGGCTCTCCGTCAGCGCGGAGATGAACAAGCCCACGGCCATGCAGGTGGCGCCCCAGAGCAGCAGCGCGCCGTAGCCCAGCAGGACGGTGGACCACTCCAGCGCGAGGCCGGATTCGGCGCGGCCGAACACGGACAGGAGCAGGGGGAAGACGAGCGTGAGTCCCAGCGTGGCGGTGATGACGCCCAGGCCGCCCAGGTACTTGCCGAGCACGATTTCAATGGGGCGCACGGGCGCCGTCATCAGCAGCTCGAAGGTGCGGTTGCGCTTCTCCTCCGCGAACAGCCGCATGGACAGGAAGGGCGTGACGACCAGGGTGATGACGAGCACGCTGCCCCAGAGCTCCACCACCACCCCGTCCGTGAGGTTGCGGTACATGTTGAAGTCCGGGGACATCTGGGACCAGCCCACCCGGCGCGCCACGGCCTGGACCTCATTGAAGCCTTGCAGCAGGTCCGTGAAGTAGAAGGCCGTCAGCGCCGCCATCGCCGTGAAGACCGCGTAGGCCCACGGGGTGGTGAAGTAGATGGACAGTTCCTTGCGGGCAATCGCCAGGGCGGTGCGCATGGAGTTGGGGTCCTCGAAGGGAGGCCGCGTTCAGGCGGCGGTCAGCTTGATGAAGACTTCTTCCAGCGACGCGCTCTCCGCCTGGCCATGAAGGCGGGCCAGTTGGTGGATGTCGTCGTAGGCCGCCATCTTCCCTTGGTGGATGATGAGCACCTTCTCGCACGTCATCGTTACTTCCGGGAGGATGTGCGTGGAGAGGATGACGGTGTGCTTGCCGGCCAGGCCCTTGATGAGCGCGCGCAGCTCGGCGCGCTGCGCCGGGTCCAGGCCTTCGGTGGGCTCGTCCAGGATGAGCACCGGCGGTGAGCCGAGCAGGGCCTGCGCGATGCCCACGCGCTGCTTGTAGCCCTTGGACAGATTCTGGATGACGCGGTCCATGACGTGCGTCACCCCCATGAGGTTGGCGACGCGCTCCAGCTCGGCGGCGAGCGCCCGCCCGGACAGGCCCTTCAGCGAGGCGACGAAGCGCAGATAGCCGCGGACCGTCATCTCCACGTAGAGCGGGGGCATCTCCGGCAGGTAGCCGATGCGGCGCTTTACCTCGAGCGGCTGCGCCTCCACGTCGTAGCCCCCGACGCGCACCACCCCCTCCGACGGGGGGATGAAGCCGGTGAGCATCTTCATGGTGGTGGACTTGCCGGCGCCGTTGGGTCCGAGGAAGCCGAGTATCTGCCCCTCCTCGACCTGGAAGGTGAGGTCGTCCACGGCCACCCGGTCTCGGTATCGCTTGGTGAGGTACTGGACCTCAATCATCGGCATGGGGGCTTCCGGTGAAGGATGCGGTCATCGCTGGGCCGCCGGGGTGTTTCTCCGGACGGCCCCGGAGAGGGGGGCCGGTATTAAACCCGACATTCGGATGTTTAGGCGACCCTGACTCCGGGTACGGGCTTCGCTCGCGCACTGGCCAGACTTCTGCAAGAAGGGCCACCGGTGTGGTTTTCCGGACACACCGAACAGGGGTAGTGAGGCGCGTATGCCAATCGTGGTCCAGAAGTACGGCGGTTCGTCCGTCGCTGGCGTGGAGAAGCTCCGCAAGGTCGCCCAGCGGGTGAAGGCCCGGCGCGAGGCGGGCTATCAGGTGGTCGTCGTGGTGAGTGCCATGGGCGACACCACGGACGAGCTGCTGGCGCTGGCCAAGGGCGTTTCGCCGGACCCGCCGCGCCGCGAACTGGACATGCTGCTCACGTGCGGCGAGCGCATCTCCATGGCGCTGCTCTCCATGGCGCTCCAGGAGATGGAGGTGCCGGCCATCAGCTTCACCGGCAGCCAGAGCGGCATCATCACCACGGACGCGCACTCGCAGGCGCGCATCGTGGAGGTGAGGCCCTTCCGCATCCATGACGAGCTGGCGCGGGGCAAGGTCGTCATCGTCGCGGGTTACCAGGGCGTGTCCTTCAAGAAGGAAGTGACGACGCTGGGGCGCGGCGGCTCGGACACCACGGCGGTGGCCCTGGCGGCGGCGTTGGACGCGGAGGCGTGTGAAATCTATTCGGACGTGGACGGCGTGTTCAGCGCGGACCCCCGGGTGGTCCCCGATGCGCGCAAGCTGGAGACGCTGAGCTACGACGAGATGCAGGAGTTGGCGAGCGCGGGCGCCAAGGTGCTCAACGCCCAGGCGGTGGAGTGGGCCAAGGCCCGCGGCATCACCATCCTCGCCCGTTCGGCGCATGGCGAGGGGACGGGGACCGCGGTGCAGGAGCTGACCGTGCCTTCGGAGAGCCGGCTCAAGGGCGTCACCGCCGACGCGGAGATGGCGGTGCTGACGGCGGCCGAGCCCGTCCCTCTGGCCGAGCTGCTGGAGTTCCTGGACGCGCGCGTCGTGCGAGGCCGGACGCTGGACTTCGAGGGGCCCACGGGGGGCGCGCGCCGGACGGCCATCACCATCCCGCTGGCGGACGTGCATGGCCCGGACGCCCTGCGCCGTGAACTGGTCACGCGCTTTGGCGACGCCGTGTCATGGCGCGAGGACCTGGGGACCGTCACCTGTGTGGGCGTGGGGCTGAACTCGGACTGGGCTCCGCTGCGCCGGGCGCTGGTGGCCGCGGAGGAGCTCTCAGCCCCTGTGTATTCGGTCCACACCTCGCCCTTGCAGCTCACGCTGCTCGTGGACAAAGCGCACTTGAAAGCGCTGACGGCCCGGCTGCACCGGGAGCTGCTCGGAGGGTAGGAACTTTCCCATTCTGGGCATTCCAGCGCCCCGCCATCCCAATCCCCCCGCACGGGGAGGGTACCCCGCTTCCCTCCCTGGGGTTCGTGCCTACCGTCCGGTCCTGGATGTGTGGCTGGGAGGAACGGGATGGCGAAGGCAAGCCGTTGGGCAGGGTGGGTGTGCGGGCTCGCCCTCGTGATGCTGGGCAGTGGCTGTGACGAGGCCGCCGTCCGCCCGGTGATTCCGGGAGACCGGCATGACACGCCGCCCCTGAATGACGGCTACGACGGCGGCGACGGTGAGCCGCACCCGGGCCTCATCGACGCGGGTTCGCCCGACGCGGGAACCGGGGATCCCGAGCCGCCCGACGCCGGCCCGGTGGAGCCGCCCCCGCGGGATTCGGGCGCCGTGCGCGAGGAGAACCGCCGCCCCGGCACGACGGCGTGGCGCATCACCCGCAACGCCCACAGCCGTGAAATCGAAGGCTATGCGCTGAAGGCCACGCTGACGCAGGGCGAGACGCTGCGCGTCGCGGTGTCGGTGTCCGAGGCCCGCTCCTTCCGCTGGTACGTGTACCGGATGGGCTACTACGCAGGCACGGGGGCCCGCGAGGTGGCGCGAGGCGGCCCGGTGCCCGGCGTGCGCCAGGGCGACTGCCCCGCGGACCGGGCCACCGGTGCCGTGGCCTGTACCTGGGCGCCCACGTTGGAGGTGCCCGTCGGAGAGGACTGGGTCCGCGGCGTGTACGTGGTGAAGCTGGTGCGCGAGGACAACCACCAGCGCTACGTGCCCTTCTTCGTGCGGGACGCGAACCCGCGCGCGGAGGTGGCCGTGCTCATCCCCACCGCGACGTGGGCCGCCTACAACACCTGGGGCGGCACCAGTCTCTATGACGACCGGGACCGGGTGATGCGCGAGCACGGCGTGAGCCGCGCTTTCAAGGTCTCCTATGACCGGCCCAACTCCCGGGGCCACGGCAGCGGACACCTGCTGACGGATGACCTGAGCCTGGTGCAGTGGCTGGAGTCGCAGGACCTGGACGTGGGCTACTTCACCGACGAGGACCTGGACGCCAGCTACGACTTCCTGGCCGGGGCGAAGGCCTTCTTCATGTCCGGCCATGACGAGTACTGGAGCCCCCGCATCCGCGAGTACGCGGACCGGGCCGTGGCGGAGGGCCGCTCGCTGCTCAACCTCGGCGCGAACAATGCCTATTGGCAGGTGCAGATGGAGCCGTCCAAGGACGGCCGGGCCCGCCGTGTCATCGCCTGCTACAAGGGACACGCGAATGACCCGTACCAGGGCCCCCAGCGCACGGTGAAGTTCCGCGAGCGCGTGGTGGGGCGGCCGGAGAACGCGCTGCTCGGCGTGCAGTTCTCCAGCCGCTGGCACCAGTTCGGCTTCCCGGCCGTCATCACCAACCCGGGGCACTGGGCGCTGGCGGGCTCGGGGTTGAAGGCCGGTGACACGCTGTGGATGGCCAACGGCTACGAGGTGGACCAGCTCGCGAGCAACGGCCACTCCCCGGATGGCGTGGACGTGCTGGCCGAGTCCCCTCTGCTGTCGCTGCAGGGCGCCTTCGGCTTCGGTCACATGGTGCTGCGCAAGCAGGGCGGCGCCTACGTGTTCTCCTCGGGCGGCATCGACTTCGTGCGCACGCTGGCCTCCGAGGACATGGCGGACCCGCGCGCGGCGCGCATCGTGGCCAACGTGCTCTACAAGGCCCTGGGCCGGGCGGTGCCCGACACCCTGGTGCGCTTCGAGCGGCAGAACCGCGCCAGCGCCCAGGGGCCCTTCGCGGCGCAGGTGCGGACGGTGGCCGGTGTTCCCGGGCAGCGCAGCCGGGCCGGGGCCTCCGTGCCCGGCAACGCGCTGGGGGCGCCCACGGCGGTGGCGCTGCTCCCCGAGGGTGGCCTCGTGGTGGCGGACGGTTATGGCAACGCGGTGAAGCGGGTCGCGGCCGGGGGCGAGGTGACGACGCTGGCCTCGGGGCTCAACGGGCCCATGGGCATCGCCACGGACGCCGCGGGCAACGTGTATGTGTCCGACACGGACCACTACGTCATTCGCCGCATCGACCCGGAAGGGAAGGTGGAGCTGTTCGCCGGAAGCACGCCCGGGCTGCAGGACGGCCCCGCGAAGCAGGCGGCCTTCAACCAGCCCGCGGGCCTGACGGTGACTCCGGACGGCAGCGCGCTGCTGGTGGCGGACCTGAACAACGGGGTGATTCGCCGCATCGACCTGGTGGCGGAGGGCCACCCGGTGACGACGCTGCAGGGTGACTGGCTGTACCGGCCCTCGGGGGTGACGGTGAGCGAGGACGGCGGCACGCTCTACGTCGTCGAGTCCGGCATGTCGCGGGTGGTGCGCATCCGTGACGGCGTCACCTCGGTGGTGGCGGGCACGACGCCGGGCTTCCGCGACGGCGCCCCCGAGTCGTCACAGTTCCTGCCGTACCTGGGCATCGCGGTGCTGAAGGACGGCTCCCTCGCGGTGTCGGACCCGGGCAACTACCGCGTGCGTCGCATCCACCTGGATGGGAACGGGCAGGCGCGCAAGGTGACGACGCTCGCGGGCAGTGGAACCTACGGCCACGCGGACGGGCCGGGAGAGGACGCGCAGCTCGTTCTCCCGGCCGGTCTGGTGGTGGGGCCGGATGGCCGCCTCTACGTGGCGGACTCCGGTAATGCGTTGGTGCGCACCATCACTCCATGAGCGCCGCGGTCGCGGTGTCGGGGCAGTCGGACTCCACCGCGCCGATGTCGGGCGCGGCGCCGCAGTAGGGCAGGCCCAGGTCCATGCCCCGGTCCACCGCGCTCGCACCGGGCATCAGCGTGTCCAGGTCCACCAGGGGCTCGCCGCTTTCACCCGAGCCCAGCTCGACGCCGTTCGTCAGCCAGGCGGCGAGTCTGGCGCCGACCCAGTTACTCTGGGTGGACACGAAGATGCCCGTGTTGAAGGCCGCGTCCGTCAGGTAGAGGTTGGACTCCATGCGGAGGCCCGGGGCGGACAAGCCCATGCTGACCGCGTTGCGCGTGGCGAACAGGTTGTTGCGCACCGCCACGTTGCTGGAGGCCCCGCCGGTGCCGTGGCCCACCACGAACGCGAAGCCGTCCGTGCCCACGACGGTGTTGTGCAGCACGCGCACGTCGCTGCCATTTTCAATGCGGATGCCGGAGCCTTCGGGCGTCTTCAAGTCGTGGATGCGGTTGCGCCGGATGGAGATGTTGGTGGGCGGCGCGCCCACGCGGTTTCCGCCCACGGCGATACCAATGGAGGAATCGAAGATGTCGTTCTCCTCGATGACGACATTCTTCGCGGAGTAGTGCACCACCACGGCCTCGCCGCGTGACGAGGTGGACTTGGTGAACCCGTACATGCGGTTGCCGCGCACGACGACGTCGTGACACGTCTTGAGGTCCACGGCGTTCTCCCGGTTGTCGTACATCTCGTTGTCCTCGATGACGACGCCGCGCGCCGGGGCGTTGTTGCTGAAGCCCTCGGGCCCGAGGCACTGCACCGAGTCACCCGAGTTGTCGTGGATTTCGTTGCCGCGGATGGTGATGTCCGACGAC
This genomic window from Myxococcus hansupus contains:
- a CDS encoding right-handed parallel beta-helix repeat-containing protein, which codes for MSRLRSLCLLGLMSVGGVACSSSPQEPAPASGENPLPSFPGSRQPSAPTEPAPTPQPQGNDDTSDGPPVAEQPPPVPVPRPDEPPAPPTYAREWYVSPSGNDSANGTQDKPLRTISKALTLVGPGEIIRVQKGTYEEKLVIDASAQAGTASAPITLRGEGAPKVVPTSSGWFMAHVQRPHWRIEGFEFDVRGQRQVAMTFSGNTEGTVVADNELHHGAFGSGISTDYGAKGLTFENNHIHHFARGNVDSHGIVIAPTSSDITIRGNEIHDNSGDSVQCLGPEGFSNNAPARGVVIEDNEMYDNRENAVDLKTCHDVVVRGNRMYGFTKSTSSRGEAVVVHYSAKNVVIEENDIFDSSIGIAVGGNRVGAPPTNISIRRNRIHDLKTPEGSGIRIENGSDVRVLHNTVVGTDGFAFVVGHGTGGASSNVAVRNNLFATRNAVSMGLSAPGLRMESNLYLTDAAFNTGIFVSTQSNWVGARLAAWLTNGVELGSGESGEPLVDLDTLMPGASAVDRGMDLGLPYCGAAPDIGAVESDCPDTATAALME
- a CDS encoding ATP-binding cassette domain-containing protein codes for the protein MIEVQYLTKRYRDRVAVDDLTFQVEEGQILGFLGPNGAGKSTTMKMLTGFIPPSEGVVRVGGYDVEAQPLEVKRRIGYLPEMPPLYVEMTVRGYLRFVASLKGLSGRALAAELERVANLMGVTHVMDRVIQNLSKGYKQRVGIAQALLGSPPVLILDEPTEGLDPAQRAELRALIKGLAGKHTVILSTHILPEVTMTCEKVLIIHQGKMAAYDDIHQLARLHGQAESASLEEVFIKLTAA
- a CDS encoding DUF4340 domain-containing protein: MSPSRRHPLRSTLAVAAAACLALSACTEERAGKSREPGKDNATSQQLFATGEPNAQGGEGSARAKPVFTHLSVRAQGVTTELIREKDGTWRVTAPVAARAEAVVVESIISTLASSTFSATVKEAPTEADLAAFGLKPPVFTVTARAYVPDAQGGGAQDAERQRTVTLHGGRENTYDGSVYVRRDEEPTVYAAAGTVRWALDRDTFALRSKALLGPLDERALKRIEVKAGLQSYQLARAADGTGWRLVEPVAASADTARVAGLVKTLVEQRALSFPEDTPEARKRLGLETPSVDARFTSDADEPVRVRMSRVTEAGVTRAYALREQGTQALLGEIAEDALSVLDVGARELKDRRVLDFQRKDVRRVVVHPGGDAPAITVVSAAGTNDGVGHWDMESPRQGKAQHFKLASLLRALETLKATGFGETAPKNWARYGVSATSPGVVLLGEDGKELARLWLGSEVPDEPGALYARGSGADVLKVPEAKVVLPTRPEELLENVPDTSKEGAQTKPTP
- a CDS encoding GldG family protein gives rise to the protein MKTGNLGKVLGAFGLLLLLSSPFTLLVTSDSHLAAAVKAGVGLVLVGVYVATNFRQLNQFATRKTGRAFGTTVLLTLGVLAALVAVNALAFKLNRRWDLTQARIHTLSPQTVSTLTAIPDPVRAIGFITPAHPQYGQLEALFQLYRAEAPERFEFTFKDPRRSPDLAAKYQVREGQTAVVLARGEGEHASHTTLHTVSEQELTQALIKLNAVGTQKVYFVMGHGEWPLDKEQAPPNDPGASLSEFRRQLTQEGYAAEPLHLAGVADVPKDAALVVIAGARVPFVAPEKDSLRRYLASGGRLLYFADAGLRDGLDALLAEHGVQVDEGIVADAQFNSGNPFVVLSLFYSDHEIGQPLRQQALNVEFPTSRSLSLLRQGLAPGVQVEPVVLTSQHGWLESTPEENALPSAGEKTGQLILVAAVTRDTKDAPGKRFDEGRLVVMGDSEILLDPNWGHEPNRNLVMNALGWASNQVTKITIRPPDREVSTLELDAATLSGIRFVTTDLMPLSLLGIGLAIWLARRNK
- a CDS encoding N,N-dimethylformamidase beta subunit family domain-containing protein produces the protein MAKASRWAGWVCGLALVMLGSGCDEAAVRPVIPGDRHDTPPLNDGYDGGDGEPHPGLIDAGSPDAGTGDPEPPDAGPVEPPPRDSGAVREENRRPGTTAWRITRNAHSREIEGYALKATLTQGETLRVAVSVSEARSFRWYVYRMGYYAGTGAREVARGGPVPGVRQGDCPADRATGAVACTWAPTLEVPVGEDWVRGVYVVKLVREDNHQRYVPFFVRDANPRAEVAVLIPTATWAAYNTWGGTSLYDDRDRVMREHGVSRAFKVSYDRPNSRGHGSGHLLTDDLSLVQWLESQDLDVGYFTDEDLDASYDFLAGAKAFFMSGHDEYWSPRIREYADRAVAEGRSLLNLGANNAYWQVQMEPSKDGRARRVIACYKGHANDPYQGPQRTVKFRERVVGRPENALLGVQFSSRWHQFGFPAVITNPGHWALAGSGLKAGDTLWMANGYEVDQLASNGHSPDGVDVLAESPLLSLQGAFGFGHMVLRKQGGAYVFSSGGIDFVRTLASEDMADPRAARIVANVLYKALGRAVPDTLVRFERQNRASAQGPFAAQVRTVAGVPGQRSRAGASVPGNALGAPTAVALLPEGGLVVADGYGNAVKRVAAGGEVTTLASGLNGPMGIATDAAGNVYVSDTDHYVIRRIDPEGKVELFAGSTPGLQDGPAKQAAFNQPAGLTVTPDGSALLVADLNNGVIRRIDLVAEGHPVTTLQGDWLYRPSGVTVSEDGGTLYVVESGMSRVVRIRDGVTSVVAGTTPGFRDGAPESSQFLPYLGIAVLKDGSLAVSDPGNYRVRRIHLDGNGQARKVTTLAGSGTYGHADGPGEDAQLVLPAGLVVGPDGRLYVADSGNALVRTITP
- a CDS encoding aspartate kinase, which gives rise to MPIVVQKYGGSSVAGVEKLRKVAQRVKARREAGYQVVVVVSAMGDTTDELLALAKGVSPDPPRRELDMLLTCGERISMALLSMALQEMEVPAISFTGSQSGIITTDAHSQARIVEVRPFRIHDELARGKVVIVAGYQGVSFKKEVTTLGRGGSDTTAVALAAALDAEACEIYSDVDGVFSADPRVVPDARKLETLSYDEMQELASAGAKVLNAQAVEWAKARGITILARSAHGEGTGTAVQELTVPSESRLKGVTADAEMAVLTAAEPVPLAELLEFLDARVVRGRTLDFEGPTGGARRTAITIPLADVHGPDALRRELVTRFGDAVSWREDLGTVTCVGVGLNSDWAPLRRALVAAEELSAPVYSVHTSPLQLTLLVDKAHLKALTARLHRELLGG
- a CDS encoding ABC transporter permease encodes the protein MRTALAIARKELSIYFTTPWAYAVFTAMAALTAFYFTDLLQGFNEVQAVARRVGWSQMSPDFNMYRNLTDGVVVELWGSVLVITLVVTPFLSMRLFAEEKRNRTFELLMTAPVRPIEIVLGKYLGGLGVITATLGLTLVFPLLLSVFGRAESGLALEWSTVLLGYGALLLWGATCMAVGLFISALTESQMLAAFLTFCTLLAWMLLGQLARRADEPLRSALAYVACDLQLQGMIKGVMELQSLVFFASVIVFSLFLTHRTVEAQRWA